A single region of the Syntrophomonadaceae bacterium genome encodes:
- a CDS encoding response regulator, translating to MLSVLVVDDQPGVRRLLQEVLEEEGFEVRLAECGEAALRQVREKKPDFILMDMKMPGMSGLEVLRELKKSSFQPPVVMMTAYGELEFVNQACRLGAIHHLTKPFDIFEVKALLQQLARKETKISQVVL from the coding sequence ATGCTTTCCGTGCTGGTCGTGGACGACCAGCCGGGTGTGCGCCGTCTTTTGCAAGAAGTACTGGAAGAGGAAGGATTTGAAGTCCGGCTGGCGGAATGCGGCGAGGCTGCGTTGCGTCAGGTGCGGGAAAAAAAACCAGACTTTATTTTAATGGATATGAAAATGCCCGGCATGAGCGGCTTGGAAGTTTTAAGAGAATTGAAAAAAAGCTCTTTTCAACCCCCGGTAGTGATGATGACCGCCTACGGCGAATTAGAGTTTGTCAATCAAGCCTGCAGACTGGGAGCAATCCACCACCTGACCAAACCCTTTGATATTTTTGAAGTGAAAGCCCTGCTGCAGCAGCTCGCCCGAAAGGAAACAAAGATCAGCCAGGTTGTTCTTTAA
- a CDS encoding DUF1540 domain-containing protein: MKSKIKCRVEECAYQEREHCTAGAIEVRSSGQDRVVHNSDGTACETFRPKG, from the coding sequence ATGAAAAGTAAAATCAAGTGCAGGGTAGAAGAGTGTGCCTACCAGGAAAGAGAGCACTGCACCGCTGGCGCCATTGAAGTGCGCTCAAGCGGTCAAGACCGGGTAGTGCATAATTCAGACGGCACCGCCTGTGAGACTTTCCGCCCCAAAGGATAA
- a CDS encoding class II fructose-1,6-bisphosphate aldolase produces MSLVDLKTLMTGAEEGKYAIGAFNCNNMEIVQAIIEAAEAEKTPVIIQASQGAIKYAGLAYITGLVKVAAAQASVPVCLHLDHGTSFEQVIRCIRDGFTSVMIDGSKLPLEENIALTKKVLDVARAAGVSVEAELGKIGGTEDDISVSEREALMTDPEEARYFVEKTGVDALAIAIGTAHGRYKGEPKLDFARLKRVRELVEIPIVLHGSSGVPDEAIRTAIGLGVRKVNIDTNIREAFVKGVREAIAADPDEIDPRKVLGPAREEMTRVVREKIRLFRGK; encoded by the coding sequence ATGTCACTGGTAGACTTGAAAACCCTGATGACAGGAGCGGAGGAAGGAAAATACGCAATTGGAGCCTTCAACTGCAACAATATGGAAATAGTCCAGGCAATTATAGAGGCAGCGGAAGCCGAAAAGACGCCGGTAATTATTCAGGCCAGCCAAGGAGCCATCAAGTATGCCGGATTGGCTTACATCACCGGCCTGGTCAAGGTAGCTGCCGCCCAGGCCAGTGTGCCCGTATGCCTGCACCTGGACCACGGCACCAGTTTTGAACAGGTGATCAGGTGTATCCGGGATGGGTTCACTTCTGTGATGATTGACGGTTCTAAACTTCCGCTGGAAGAGAATATAGCCCTCACCAAAAAGGTTCTGGATGTGGCCAGGGCAGCAGGGGTTTCAGTGGAGGCGGAACTGGGAAAAATCGGCGGGACGGAAGACGACATTTCCGTCAGCGAGCGGGAAGCCTTGATGACAGACCCCGAAGAAGCCAGATACTTTGTTGAAAAAACGGGGGTCGATGCCCTGGCCATTGCCATTGGAACAGCCCATGGCAGGTATAAAGGCGAGCCCAAACTCGATTTTGCACGGCTAAAAAGAGTGAGAGAACTTGTAGAGATACCTATCGTGCTCCATGGGTCTTCCGGCGTGCCGGATGAAGCCATCAGAACGGCTATCGGATTGGGAGTGCGGAAGGTAAACATAGACACTAATATCCGGGAAGCTTTTGTAAAAGGAGTGCGGGAGGCCATCGCAGCCGATCCGGACGAAATCGACCCCCGCAAGGTTTTAGGCCCGGCCCGGGAGGAAATGACCAGGGTAGTGCGGGAAAAAATTCGCTTGTTTCGCGGAAAATAA
- the fsa gene encoding fructose-6-phosphate aldolase, whose amino-acid sequence MRLFIDSANVEEIRAANDLGIISGVTTNPTLVAAEGRDFHQVIREICSLVNGPVNAEVLSLRADEMLPEAETLAALHPNVVIKLPLTADGLKAANLLKQKNIKTNLTLVFSSAQALLAARAGAAYVSPFVGRLDDAGHQGMDLIGEMVHIFAQHGLETEIIAASIRHPLHVIEAARLGADIATVPYKVLMQMLKHPLTDQGVQRFLADWEKAKTR is encoded by the coding sequence ATGCGTTTATTCATTGACAGCGCTAATGTGGAAGAAATCAGAGCGGCAAACGACCTGGGTATTATTTCCGGAGTAACCACCAACCCCACCCTGGTTGCCGCCGAGGGCCGGGATTTTCACCAGGTGATCAGAGAAATCTGCAGCCTGGTTAACGGCCCTGTTAATGCGGAAGTCTTAAGTCTCCGGGCCGATGAGATGTTGCCGGAAGCGGAAACCTTGGCGGCCTTGCACCCGAATGTAGTAATTAAACTCCCGCTGACAGCCGACGGGCTGAAAGCAGCCAACCTGTTAAAGCAAAAGAATATTAAGACCAACCTGACCCTGGTATTTTCCTCGGCCCAGGCCTTGCTGGCAGCCAGGGCCGGAGCCGCCTACGTGAGCCCCTTTGTTGGCCGCCTGGATGACGCCGGGCACCAGGGAATGGATTTAATTGGTGAAATGGTCCACATTTTTGCCCAGCACGGATTGGAGACAGAAATTATTGCGGCCAGTATCAGACATCCCCTGCATGTAATTGAAGCTGCCCGTCTGGGAGCGGACATTGCCACGGTTCCCTATAAGGTATTAATGCAGATGCTGAAACACCCCCTTACCGACCAGGGCGTTCAGCGGTTTCTGGCCGACTGGGAAAAGGCAAAAACCAGGTAA